The following is a genomic window from Armatimonadota bacterium.
GTAGCCGGTGGCGGGTGAGGTCTGCAGTCTGACATACCGGAGCGCCATCTCCGGCGACCTTATCTCGACATCGCCGACAAGAGCCCGCAGGTCCGTGATCTCCTTGACGGCCTTTCCCCCCTCCAGCACGTACACGTGCTCAAATGCGCTGCGGGGATATCCCATGAAAACGTGGATCTTGCCCGGGATCAGGACACGGATGACGCTCAGCCCAAGCCCGAGCTGCTTGCCTGGGCGCATGAAGTCGACGCCTACCAGGATATGCTCGATCGATACGCCGTCCGGATCGAATGTGCTCCTCACACGACCACCCCCAAACCGCCAGTGCCCGTGACTCTGTACCTTGCACACAATTGGTTGGGCGCGATAACATCCTTGGGGCGCAACTCGCTGGCGATGACTGGCCCACACGCGCAGCCCGGGTTGCTGCGGTCACTGCTCACCCCATATTAGCTACGATGCCGCTCGCGGCTGGTGCACGTATGTGCTTTATGCAGTCGCTGTCCCCGGCATTCAACCTTTCTGCTGGGGTTCTGCCGGATGCCTCGAGGTACGGCAGCGATAGCCCGATGCCGTCGCTTGCTGCAGCATTCTGGTGGCCTCAGAAAGATATGGCGCCTTCCTCGAAGGGGCAGGGCGTTAAGCTCTTGGGCAATGGTTTACTGCAATTGAAATGCTTTAGCCAGTCTTCGACCTCGCAGATCATCTTGTTTATCGCCTTGCACTTAGGCGTCTTATAGTGAAGAATGCAGTCGTGCTCGCGCTTCAGCCTGTATAGGCAGTGATTCTGTAACTGGTAGGCACGGCACTCTACGTAGCGAAGGTTCTCAGCAATCCAGGCATGCCATGCTAGCCGCAGAGTGGCCACCCCCCCTCCTGGCACGTAGGCTTTGCCGAGCTCCGCGCAGCATGCCTCTATATCTAGTACGTGACTGCCCTCGTGCACTTCCACGCAAGGGAAAGTGACGTCATCCCTCGATATGAAGTACTTCACCCCCACGTGGCCCTCCCAGTGAGTTCCAGACGCGTCCTTGACCAGAACCACATGGCACGAAGTTTCACCCCATGGGCTATGCGACGGCTTCGCAGTGTCATGGCACCCTGCCCAGACGGTTGATATGGAAAGCGAACGATTTGCGATCTGTACCCCTATCCTCGTCGGTTGCTTGTTGTCTTGCCTGTTTGCATGTGGCGGCTGCGGCGGGATAGGCTCATTACACAGGTCGCAACATTGGGTTCCCGTCCTTGTATCTGACCCCGGACGCGGAGAGGCGGCGAGCTCCTACATCGAGCTCACGTTCGTGAGCCCGACCCGCGGCTGGGTAGTGCCTATTGCCATCGGCTCCGAGGATGATGACCGTGTGCAGCGTACGGATGACGGTGGCGTAACTTGGGCTCCCGAGAAGGGCGAGGGCGAGGTGCCGCCGTTGAGGGAAATCACGTGGCTAGCCGTCATCGATTTTGCCGACAGCAGGACTGGCTGGATCATAGGTCTGGCGCAGGCACGGGACGAAGCCAACGGCACTGCCGGTGACACGCTCAATGTGATCTGGAGAACCACCGACGCAGGTGACACGTGGGAGCGGGAGATCGGCGAAGGACGCGAGTTGCGGGACCTATCCGTCATCTCCGAGCGTGAAGCGTGGGCCATCGCCCAGTACAGGCGTACGCCACAACCAAATGCTCTACTCCATACCGTAGACGGCGGAATCACATGGAGGAAGGTGTCCCATCCCTTGAGTCAGTGGCCCGACGTTGAACTGTGCGGCATACACTTCGCCGATGAGTTCCACGGCTGGGTTATGGTCACAACGTGGGGACGAACGGCCAACGCAGCTGTACTCAAGACCGAGGACGGTGGGATGACGTTCGAGATGGTACGCACCGAGGCCGTCTCCGGCGGAGGTGGCACGTGCCGGCTGGAATTCCCGACCCAAAACGAAGGGTGGGCTATAGTCGATGGTGTCTCGCTCCTGCATACCGTAGATGGCGGCAAGGCGTGGGAACTGGTGACCCCCAATGTAGGCGGGGTCGAGAACGAGGCCTATCTTATGGATCTGTCGTTCCCAACGCGCCTCGAGGGCTGGGTCGTGGGCCAGGGAGGTGTGGCACTGCACACCCGTGACGGAGGCAAGACGTGGCAGCGCGTGGAGACCGGCGCCGAGGGCATTGAGAGCGTATGGCTGACAGAGGTAGTTTTCGTTGATGAGCGACACGGGTGGATGGCAGGCCAGGGCGGCAGGGCTGGCGCGCCAGGCGGTCCGGGGCCTTTTGATCTGATTATCAGCCCCACCCACCTCATCGGCTTCATCCTCAAGTACGAGCCCTAGGGTGGTACTGAGCAAGCGGGCCGTCCGCAAAGCTCGGGTCTCGTCGGAGGCGGTGGGTCGCGTGGCCGGGTGTGCCAGCTCGTGCGGGCATGACTGCATGAATGGTCAAGAGAGACCGCGGAGCTCCGACTTCGACAGGAACCGGCACGCAGGGCAAGGATAACGCTGGGATGCGTCGCGGCAGCAGGCACAGGTGCAGCGGCGTAGAGTCGCTGGTGACGGCGGACCTCCACGCGCATCGCTCGTCTGTCGTCGGCCCGATCCTGCGCTACGCACCAAGCGGGATCGCCTATAGGATTTCTCCATCACCGGCTGGATACTTGCAGGCACGCGGACCCGCCGTTCCCTCGCCCGCCCAAGATACCGATGTAAGCCCCGCGCGTGCCGGCGAGGTAGCAATACGCGCAACCATAGAAGCAGTAGCCATAGACCGAGAAGTGCCAGTAGTTGGGACAGGTGTTCCCGGTCTCTTCACTGCGACGAACTGCGCTCCCGAGCTCGCCGAAGACGAGCGTGCGGACTCCCTCGCGATGGAGCGCGACGGGGTCACTCTCTCCGAGGTGAACCCGGTTGTGAGGAACCTCCAGGCATTCGATCAAGGAAGCCGCTGGATATAGCCCGCAAATGCGCTCCACAAAGCGGCGGCGTTCGGGCGTACTCTGGCTGCCCTTGGTCAGTACCATCCGCTCGACGCTGAAACCCGCCGGGCGAACGGGCGCGTAATCGGCCGGCAACGACGGCCTCGACGCCTCCGATTGAAGGAAAGAGGTTTGCACCTTTCTTGGCATCGTCCTTAACCTGCTATGCGACCCGAACGACTTCGATCCCGGCGCGGCGGAGCAGTTCGCCGGTTACGCCCTCGCGGTCACAGGAGGGGCTGCCGGACTTCAAGTATGCCCGCCGCGCGCCGACGATTTCCGCGATCTCCAGCGCGAAGCGCGCGCCAGCGATGTGAAAGCGCGTCACGTCCTCGCCGGTTTCAGGAGCGATCAGGCGTGCCCTGCCGTCAAGGGCATCTGCGCCGATGGCACCGGCTAATCCCTCGCTCGTGCGGGGCGTCGGCATTCCACCCAGCTGCTCGGGGCAGATAGGGATCAGGACATAGCGCTGCTTAAGCCGCGCCAACAGGGCGTCGCGACGCTTCGCACGCCGACCATGCCAACGACAGGGAATGCCCAGGAGACAGGCACTGATGAGGACCGGGGCCAGAAGCGGAGGGCACTCCCCGGGCGGCAAAAGAAACGCTTGCTTCTCGAACGTGTTGCGAGTCATATGTCTATGTCCCGTCCACGCCTACACGACGCCAGAATCGATGTCGCCATCCCGTGCAGAACTTGAGGGGAAGGCACCTGCCGCACTGAATGCATCCT
Proteins encoded in this region:
- a CDS encoding DUF523 domain-containing protein — protein: MTRNTFEKQAFLLPPGECPPLLAPVLISACLLGIPCRWHGRRAKRRDALLARLKQRYVLIPICPEQLGGMPTPRTSEGLAGAIGADALDGRARLIAPETGEDVTRFHIAGARFALEIAEIVGARRAYLKSGSPSCDREGVTGELLRRAGIEVVRVA